The Triticum aestivum cultivar Chinese Spring chromosome 7B, IWGSC CS RefSeq v2.1, whole genome shotgun sequence genome window below encodes:
- the LOC123162832 gene encoding AAA-ATPase At3g28580, with protein MAAPAGKWPWVGVGTAMTVVTVWSCSKLPDYIHDELRHFITKWTPLVAAYFNPYVQVTISEQSDEQFRRNELFDDISAYLTDKCAGGARRLKAELGKDGKLPEITLDDDVHVTDDHQGARVWWYASNKGPSYRSPGPVVSLFPYDTEPRLFRAVFHKRHRRVMLDDYLPGALEKGRGLIATMARERRLFTNHRPGNRSTWCHVPFEHPATFDKLAMDPDHKKEITDDLEAFMDGKQYYSDVGKAWKRGYLLHGPPGTGKSTLISAMANKLKYDVYDLDLTSVKNNAELRKLFIETKGKSIIVIEDIDAIEVDLAGNRKVADKKGAGGSCCDPLDPNKDDGSKVTLSGLLSFVDGLWSASGGERVIIFTTNRVDMLDPALTRRGRMDMHIEMSYCRFGAFKVLAKNYLKVEDHDLFDEIRQLLDDTDTSPADVAHNLMPKCKKRRRDDSDRSSSDVARMDADTSLAGLVETLKKARRESVTAPAAVKL; from the coding sequence ATGGCAGCTCCGGCCGGTAAGTGGCCGTGGGTCGGGGTCGGGACGGCCATGACCGTCGTCACCGTGTGGTCCTGCTCCAAATTGCCGGACTACATCCACGACGAGCTGAGGCACTTCATCACCAAGtggacgccgctcgtcgccgcctACTTCAACCCCTACGTCCAGGTCACCATCTCCGAGCAAAGCGACGAGCAGTTCCGCCGAAACGAGCTCTTCGACGACATCTCCGCCTACCTCACCGACAAATGCGCTGGCGGCGCCCGCAGGCTCAAGGCCGAGCTGGGGAAGGACGGCAAGCTCCCGGAGATCACCCTGGACGACGACGTGCACGTCACCGACGACCACCAAGGCGCGCGCGTCTGGTGGTACGCGTCCAACAAGGGCCCCAGCTACAGGAGCCCGGGCCCCGTCGTCAGCCTCTTCCCCTACGACACGGAGCCCCGGCTGTTCCGGGCAGTGTTCCACAAGCGCCACCGCCGTGTCATGCTCGACGACTACCTGCCGGGCGCGCTGGAGAAGGGCCGCGGTCTCATCGCCACCATGGCCAGGGAGAGGCGGCTGTTCACGAACCACCGGCCGGGGAACAGGAGCACCTGGTGCCACGTGCCATTCGAGCACCCGGCGACCTTCGACAAGCTCGCCATGGACCCTGACCATAAGAAGGAGATCACCGACGATCTGGAGGCGTTCATGGATGGCAAGCAGTACTACTCAGACGTGGGCAAGGCGTGGAAGCGCGGGTACCTGCTGCACGGGCCCCCCGGCACGGGCAAGTCAACGCTAATCTCGGCCATGGCCAACAAGCTCAAGTACGACGTCTACGACCTTGACCTCACGTCCGTCAAGAACAACGCCGAGCTCCGGAAGCTCTTCATCGAGACCAAGGGCAAGTCCATCATCGTCATAGAGGACATCGACGCCATCGAGGTCGACCTCGCCGGAAACCGCAAGGTCGCCGACAAGAAGGGCGCCGGGGGCAGCTGCTGCGACCCGCTGGACCCCAACAAAGATGACGGCAGCAAGGTGACGCTCTCCGGTCTGCTCAGCTTCGTGGACGGGCTGTGGTCAGCGAGCGGCGGCGAGCGGgtcatcatcttcaccaccaacCGCGTTGACATGCTCGACCCAGCGCTGACCCGCCGCGGGAGGATGGACATGCACATCGAGATGTCTTACTGCCGCTTCGGGGCCTTCAAGGTGCTCGCCAAGAACTACCTCAAGGTAGAAGACCACGACTTGTTCGACGAAATACGGCAGCTGCTCGACGACACTGACACGTCACCCGCTGACGTGGCACATAACCTCATGCCCAAATGCAAAAAGAGGAGGAGGGACGACTCCGATAGGTCGTCCAGTGACGTGGCGCGTATGGACGCCGACACTTCCTTGGCAGGTTTAGTTGAGACCCTGAAGAAAGCCAGGAGGGAATCAGTGACTGCTCCGGCCGCCGTGAAACTTTGA